From one Peptoniphilaceae bacterium AMB_02 genomic stretch:
- a CDS encoding MetQ/NlpA family ABC transporter substrate-binding protein: MKKILLLVLVLALGLTACTGGEKKVEEKTDKVETTDKAETEKKDDKAEKVVIKIGVTPVPHAEIVELIKDDLAKEGVEVEIVEFNDYVTPNMSLADGSIDANFFQHEPYFKDMTESKNLDLVSIGNVHIEPIALYSDKYKSLEELPDGAQILIPNDPSNGSRALLLLESAGLIKLKDPSDVNATENDITDNPKNLKFTALEAASIAKAYTDADAAVINSNFAILAKLNPVEDGLIMEKVDSPYANLVAVRTADKDLEKFKKLMDALHTDKVKDFLKEKYEGAIVPAF; this comes from the coding sequence ATGAAGAAAATTTTGTTATTGGTTTTAGTACTGGCATTAGGACTTACTGCTTGTACAGGTGGAGAAAAGAAAGTGGAAGAAAAGACTGATAAGGTCGAAACTACCGATAAGGCAGAAACAGAAAAGAAAGACGACAAAGCAGAAAAGGTAGTAATCAAAATTGGAGTAACTCCGGTACCGCATGCTGAGATAGTTGAATTAATAAAAGACGATCTTGCAAAAGAAGGAGTAGAGGTTGAAATAGTTGAATTCAACGACTATGTAACCCCAAATATGTCCTTGGCAGATGGATCGATAGATGCAAACTTCTTCCAACATGAGCCATATTTTAAGGATATGACAGAGTCTAAAAACTTGGATTTGGTATCAATAGGAAATGTTCATATTGAGCCTATAGCACTATATTCTGACAAATATAAATCATTGGAAGAACTTCCGGATGGAGCACAGATTCTAATCCCGAATGATCCTTCAAACGGATCCAGAGCATTATTACTTCTCGAGTCAGCAGGACTTATTAAACTAAAAGATCCAAGCGATGTAAATGCAACTGAAAATGATATAACAGATAATCCTAAGAATCTAAAATTTACTGCACTAGAAGCAGCGTCAATTGCTAAAGCTTATACAGATGCTGATGCAGCTGTTATAAACTCCAACTTTGCTATCTTGGCAAAACTTAATCCTGTAGAAGACGGATTGATTATGGAAAAGGTTGATTCACCATATGCGAATTTAGTCGCTGTTAGAACCGCAGATAAAGACCTAGAAAAATTCAAAAAGCTAATGGATGCTCTTCATACTGATAAGGTAAAAGACTTCCTTAAAGAAAAATATGAAGGAGCAATAGTTCCGGCATTTTAG
- a CDS encoding methionine ABC transporter permease, with translation MTDLILKATFETIYMVTFSTLIAVLLGFPLGMILVATRKNGISENLKLYTFLDGIINLMRSIPFIILVLVLFPLSRLVVGTTIGTKAVIVPLSISATPFVARMFEQAVIEVDKGVIDAAKAMGSSKREILLKVLIPEALPSLVNMITITIINIIGYSAMAGAIGGGGLGDVAIRYGHFRSETDILWASVIVIVVLVQIVQFVGTRISIYLNKR, from the coding sequence ATGACGGATTTGATTTTAAAAGCTACGTTTGAAACCATCTATATGGTTACATTTTCAACATTAATCGCTGTACTACTTGGTTTTCCGCTTGGTATGATACTGGTCGCCACTAGAAAAAACGGAATCTCGGAAAATCTGAAATTATACACATTTTTAGATGGAATAATAAACCTGATGCGTTCCATACCATTTATCATATTGGTTCTTGTATTATTTCCACTATCCAGACTAGTAGTTGGAACGACCATAGGGACTAAGGCTGTTATAGTACCACTATCAATTTCGGCGACTCCTTTTGTAGCCAGAATGTTCGAACAGGCGGTTATCGAGGTGGATAAGGGTGTCATTGATGCTGCTAAAGCGATGGGTTCAAGTAAGAGAGAGATTTTATTAAAGGTACTCATACCAGAAGCATTGCCCTCACTGGTAAATATGATTACGATTACGATAATAAATATAATCGGTTATTCTGCAATGGCAGGGGCTATCGGTGGCGGTGGACTTGGAGATGTGGCAATAAGATATGGACACTTTAGATCTGAGACGGATATACTTTGGGCATCTGTAATAGTGATAGTAGTACTAGTTCAAATAGTTCAATTTGTTGGAACTAGGATTTCTATATATTTGAATAAAAGATAA
- a CDS encoding methionine ABC transporter ATP-binding protein, with protein MIVVENLHKDFEVESGTLKVLNDVSFKVNKGEIYGIIGLSGAGKSTLVRCINRLEEPTSGTIVVDGMDITAMNDRELLEHRKEIGMIFQQFNLFHQRTVAKNIAYPLEIIGMNKKDIENRVNELLEFVDLVDKKNSYPSQLSGGQKQRVAIARALATKPKILLSDEGTSALDPANTKSVLDLLRKSVKELGLTIIMITHQMEVAKDICDKIAVMENGVIIEENTVEELFRNPKKSRTLSFIEGLRSEVKDEIYDSNDFEGILVRLTFDERTAKEPIVSTMAKDYGIVVNILSGNINKLHYTSVGYLHLELRGDEAKIFTALNDLRAKGINVEAIR; from the coding sequence ATGATAGTTGTAGAGAATTTACACAAGGATTTTGAGGTTGAAAGCGGAACTCTCAAAGTCTTAAACGATGTTTCATTTAAAGTTAATAAGGGTGAAATATATGGGATTATAGGCTTGAGTGGAGCTGGTAAGTCCACGCTCGTAAGATGTATCAACAGGCTTGAAGAACCTACATCGGGCACGATTGTTGTAGACGGCATGGACATAACGGCTATGAATGATAGGGAATTATTAGAGCATAGAAAAGAAATAGGTATGATATTTCAGCAGTTCAATCTATTTCATCAAAGAACTGTTGCGAAAAACATAGCCTATCCTCTTGAAATAATAGGAATGAATAAAAAGGATATAGAAAATAGGGTCAATGAATTATTGGAATTCGTCGACTTGGTAGATAAGAAAAACTCCTATCCTTCACAACTGTCAGGTGGTCAAAAACAGAGGGTTGCAATTGCCAGAGCTTTGGCAACAAAACCTAAAATCCTATTAAGCGACGAAGGAACTTCGGCTCTGGATCCGGCTAATACTAAATCTGTCTTGGATTTACTTAGAAAATCGGTTAAGGAACTTGGACTTACGATTATTATGATTACCCACCAAATGGAAGTCGCAAAGGATATATGCGATAAGATAGCAGTTATGGAAAATGGGGTAATAATAGAAGAAAATACTGTAGAAGAACTCTTTAGAAATCCTAAGAAGAGTAGAACTCTATCCTTTATTGAAGGGTTGAGGTCTGAAGTTAAAGATGAGATATATGATTCCAATGACTTTGAAGGAATATTGGTGCGACTGACTTTTGATGAAAGAACTGCAAAAGAACCAATAGTATCGACTATGGCCAAGGATTATGGAATAGTGGTCAATATACTGTCGGGAAATATCAATAAGCTCCACTACACAAGTGTAGGATATCTACATCTTGAGCTAAGGGGAGATGAAGCAAAGATTTTTACGGCACTGAATGACTTAAGAGCCAAGGGAATAAATGTGGAGGCGATAAGATGA
- a CDS encoding radical SAM protein, with protein sequence MKITLILPAIGKKSGKPYIKTWRLMEPLTISTLASMINERAEMVFYDDRIELIDYEEDTDAVIIPVEMYTARRAYKIGNKYSKRGIPVIYGGYHPTLMPEESIKNGDSVVIGNAELIIDELLDDIENGTLKKFYYGENGFKKGMIPDRRIYGNKKYSPLALIETGRGCVFNCEFCTITSAYKKKYYRRDIEDIVNDIKSSGKKYIFFVDDNIVADEEFAIELFKALVPLKIRWSGQGSLTMARNDELLKWMKRSGCMVVLIGFESMNPNILKQMNKSWAFQSDERDYLTEKIHSYGIGIYATFVFGYDYETEEDYEAALRFAAKHDFFFVAFNHLLPFPGTGLHDRLLSENRLVHPEWWLQSGYNYGNIPYIVKGDMEGRVTEKCREIRHRYFSLSKLPKRTLNAIRRYKDIITTFVFLSQNFNLKKEIDEKLMLPIGDGLDEYPK encoded by the coding sequence ATGAAAATTACACTTATACTTCCTGCAATCGGTAAAAAATCAGGAAAGCCCTATATAAAAACGTGGAGATTGATGGAACCTTTGACCATAAGTACTCTTGCATCCATGATTAACGAAAGAGCTGAAATGGTCTTCTATGATGACAGGATTGAACTTATAGATTATGAAGAGGATACCGATGCAGTTATAATTCCTGTAGAAATGTACACTGCCAGAAGGGCATACAAAATAGGAAATAAATATAGTAAAAGGGGAATTCCGGTCATCTATGGAGGTTATCATCCAACTCTCATGCCCGAAGAATCAATAAAAAATGGAGATTCAGTAGTAATAGGCAATGCAGAACTCATCATCGATGAACTATTGGACGATATAGAAAATGGCACCTTGAAAAAGTTCTACTATGGTGAGAACGGATTTAAGAAGGGGATGATTCCGGACAGGAGAATATACGGAAATAAGAAATACTCTCCTTTAGCTCTTATAGAAACAGGTAGAGGATGCGTTTTTAATTGCGAGTTTTGCACTATAACATCAGCTTACAAGAAAAAATACTATAGACGGGATATTGAAGATATAGTAAACGATATAAAATCGAGCGGAAAGAAATATATCTTTTTTGTGGATGATAATATAGTAGCAGATGAAGAGTTTGCAATCGAGCTTTTTAAAGCACTTGTACCACTAAAGATAAGATGGTCGGGACAAGGCTCGCTTACCATGGCCAGAAATGATGAACTTTTAAAATGGATGAAGAGAAGTGGATGCATGGTTGTTTTAATAGGATTTGAGTCCATGAACCCTAATATATTAAAACAAATGAATAAATCTTGGGCTTTTCAATCTGACGAAAGAGATTATCTCACAGAGAAGATACACTCATATGGGATTGGAATCTATGCTACATTTGTCTTTGGTTATGATTATGAGACTGAAGAGGATTATGAAGCTGCATTGAGATTTGCAGCAAAACATGATTTTTTCTTCGTGGCTTTCAATCACCTATTGCCATTTCCAGGAACCGGTTTGCACGATAGACTTCTAAGTGAAAATAGACTGGTTCATCCCGAATGGTGGCTACAAAGCGGCTATAATTATGGGAATATCCCATATATCGTCAAAGGTGACATGGAAGGTAGAGTTACTGAAAAGTGTCGAGAAATAAGACATAGATACTTCAGCTTAAGCAAGCTGCCCAAGAGAACTCTAAATGCAATACGGAGATACAAGGATATTATTACTACTTTTGTGTTTTTATCTCAAAACTTCAACTTAAAAAAAGAAATAGATGAGAAACTGATGCTTCCAATAGGAGATGGATTAGATGAATATCCGAAATGA